The sequence AGCCCCACGTTGACACGCGGAGCCACGAACGATAGCCTTGAGCTAAGAATCGAACCTGAACAGGGATTAAAGCAAAGAGTTCGAGGCCTCAAATGAGATGCTCAAACTGCGGGACTGAGCTGCTGGACAGGGCGAAGTTCTGCCTCGAGTGCGGCGCGAAGCAGGGGCCGGCCAGACAGGCGATCCTCCCGGAGCAAGAGATAGCCGAGATTCAGAAGCGCTCGCAGACAAATGAATACGCCTCAAAACTGAGCGAGATCGCCGAGAAAGGCATCGCCATCGAGCGGCGTGACGTTGCGGTCCTGTTCGTGGATGTTTCGGGCTTCACGCCTATGTTCGCCGCGCTTGGGTCGGAGGAGGTGCGCGAGGTCATGCGCGACGTCTATTCCGTCATGTCCGGGGCGATCACGCGTTGCGGCGGCTACGTTGACAAGTTCATCGGCGACGAGGTGATGGCCATCTTCGGGGCGCCTCTTGCGCTTGAGCGTCCCTGCGAGCGGGCGATAACGGCCGTTGATGAGGTAGAGATCGGACTTGCGGCGGTAAACTACCACTTCAAGGACATCTTGCAGTTGCCACTATCAGTCCACGCTGGCATCGCGTTCGGCCAGGTTGAGGCTGGCAAGCTCGGCGAATCTCAAAAGCTCGAATACACCATTCTGGGCGAGACCGTTAATCTGGCGAAGCGCCTCACAGATGCGGCTTTTGCCAAGACCGTTCTTGTCTCGTCAAAGGCCAAGTCGCTTGCAGAGGAGGCGTTCGAGTTTGAGAGCCTCGGTGTGCAGCAGATGCCGGGCATAGCAAAGCCGTTGGATGTCTTCAGGCTCATCGGCCCAAAA is a genomic window of bacterium containing:
- a CDS encoding adenylate/guanylate cyclase domain-containing protein yields the protein MRCSNCGTELLDRAKFCLECGAKQGPARQAILPEQEIAEIQKRSQTNEYASKLSEIAEKGIAIERRDVAVLFVDVSGFTPMFAALGSEEVREVMRDVYSVMSGAITRCGGYVDKFIGDEVMAIFGAPLALERPCERAITAVDEVEIGLAAVNYHFKDILQLPLSVHAGIAFGQVEAGKLGESQKLEYTILGETVNLAKRLTDAAFAKTVLVSSKAKSLAEEAFEFESLGVQQMPGIAKPLDVFRLIGPKPVTGERIGFSELGASMFGRDDEFDTLKAAFAKLQECYPEPKPCKPGEAKFRDSSHIFGITSEAGLGKSRLKRELKYYIRENFGRGGARFLAGGSWGIGKTPLYWPIKQQIASALGFDLTASTQVIEEGLSRLENDAAFDAEHVPYIYHLFGLKFHG